In Humulus lupulus chromosome 7, drHumLupu1.1, whole genome shotgun sequence, the following are encoded in one genomic region:
- the LOC133788238 gene encoding pheophorbidase-like, with translation MQPKMKTTLYISIILMIILEIRMMNCESGLGSNKQLHFVLVHGAGHGGWCWYKIRSLLEAAGHKVTCLDLKCSGIEPTHFNTVFTFDDYNQPLTTFMSSLSPHHKVILVGHSAGGSSVTDMIQKFADKVHMAIYVAAIMVNNIGNLASTEDYISNQLGDFDAYEFICGLGPDQPPTGVMVKPELRRQVLYNESPVEDFTLASMLLRPSPARALASANVVQDVVVPRVFIRTMKDKLFKPEHQEDMIKKWPPSKVLAIDESDHCPFFSAPDVLFALLLEAAISIMPLTTS, from the exons ATGCAGCCAAAAATGAAAACTACTCTATACATATCTATCATCCTTATGATCATCCTAGAGATAAGGATGATGAATTGCGAAAGTGGTTTGGGTTCAAATAAGCAACTTCACTTCGTGCTAGTCCATGGAGCTGGGCATGGAGGGTGGTGCTGGTACAAGATTCGGAGTCTGCTCGAGGCTGCAGGGCACAAGGTCACATGTCTCGACCTTAAGTGCTCAGGCATCGAACCCACTCATTTCAATACCGTCTTCACCTTCGACGACTATAATCAGCCTCTTACCACTTTCATGTCCTCCCTCTCACCCCATCACAag GTGATACTGGTGGGTCATAGCGCTGGGGGTAGTTCTGTCACGGACATGATACAGAAATTTGCTGACAAAGTCCACATGGCCATATACGTGGCAGCTATAATGGTGAACAATATTGGTAATTTAGCTTCAACCGAAGATTATATATCAAATCAA CTTGGAGACTTTGATGCATATGAGTTCATATGTGGACTCGGACCGGACCAGCCTCCAACCGGGGTCATGGTTAAGCCTGAACTTAGGCGCCAAGTCCTATACAATGAGAGCCCAGTTGAG GATTTCACACTAGCATCAATGTTGCTGAGGCCGTCACCAGCTAGGGCTTTAGCTTCAGCAAATGTAGTCCAAGACGTAGTAGTGCCAAGAGTGTTTATCAGGACAATGAAAGACAAACTATTCAAGCCAGAGCACCAAGAGGACATGATAAAGAAATGGCCACCATCTAAAGTGTTAGCTATTGATGAAAGTGATCACTGCCCATTTTTCTCGGCCCCAGATGTGCTTTTCGCCCTTCTCCTCGAAGCAGCCATTTCCATAATGCCATTAACTACATCATAA